In one Dermacentor variabilis isolate Ectoservices chromosome 4, ASM5094787v1, whole genome shotgun sequence genomic region, the following are encoded:
- the LOC142578750 gene encoding ras-related protein Rab-30-like — translation MEDYKFLFKVVLIGNAGVGKTCLVRRFTQGLFPPGQGATIGVDFLIKTVEVDGEKVKLQIWDTAGQERFRSITQSYYRSAHALILVYDISCQPTFDCLPDWLREIEQYASPKVLRALVGNKIDREDREIPTHIGEEFARRSDMYFVETSAKEADNVDKLFTEIAVRLTAEARATHARYSGRPSSTADSLPDLKEAAGDKGDHACCRML, via the exons ATGGAAGATTACAAGTTTCTATTTAAGGTCGTGCTGATAGGTAACGCTGGTGTCGGGAAGACATGCCTTGTCCGGAGATTCACGCAG GGTCTATTTCCTCCGGGTCAGGGGGCCACCATTGGTGTCGACTTTCTCATCAAAACTGTCGAAGTGGACGGCGAGAAAGTGAAA TTGCAGATATGGGACACAGCAGGACAGGAACGGTTTCGTTCAATCACCCAAAGCTACTACCGTAGTGCACATGCTCTCATTCTCGTCTATGACATCAGCTGCCAGCCAACGTTTGACTGCTTGCCTGACTGGTTAAGGGAAATCGAGCAGTATGCCAGCCCAAAAGTCCTACGGGCATTAGTAG GGAACAAGATTGACCGTGAAGACCGGGAGATCCCAACGCACATTGGTGAGGAGTTTGCTCGCCGGAGTGACATGTACTTTGTGGAGACATCGGCCAAGGAGGCTGACAACGTGGACAAGCTGTTCACCGAGATAGCTGTGCGCCTGACGGCTGAAGCACGGGCTACTCATGCTCGATACTCTGGCCGGCCATCATCTACAGCCGATTCGTTGCCAGATTTGAAGGAAGCTGCAGGAGACAAAGGGGACCACGCTTGCTGTCGCATGTTATGA